The genomic segment GCTTGTAATAACATGTACATCTTTTCAGTAACGTAACCAGCACTACTCGGAGTGGCAGGGTAACCGGATCCTCCACCCGGTGGTCCCATTTCGGTTTGCATACCTTTGGCAACAATATTTTTCATAGTTTCGGCCAAGTCCATTCTGTACAAATAAAGTTGAACTGTTTCTTCTGATCTTAATAGAAAGAAAAGCAGGTTCGTAAAAGCGAAGAATTTGACAAAAagtgaaaaagaaagaaaagtatCTAAATTTCATTAAATTTCCATAGAAGCGTACAACATGATTTATTTTTCGTTAATAGAATATCGGAAATATACtatataaatatagtatatatgtatgtatgtatgtatgtatgtatgtatgtatgtatgtatgtatgtatgtatgtatgttggaaaaaaaaaattaagatgCACAGTAGCCGTACCGATGCTAATTGACACATGTAATAAAAAAGGGTCGGGAAAATGTGTGTAGGTTGCCAGGGTAGCAAGGTTGGCATTTTAAAAATCCATGCATATTCGAATCCTCCGGCCATTGTTATTTTCGGGATGAAGACGTCTaaagaaacgataaaaaaaCACTGATGCGAGCCACCGCCCCCCTTTTAAAGCGGGGGGGAATGAACGTTTTGGACACTCACCCCGTCACCGTCACCGTCACCGAGCACGACTTTCACTCACTCAAAGTCTAACCGGGAACACTAGAGGACCCGTTTATCACCCTAATCGCCGCTACTCGACATACCCTCATTAATGATTCTCTTCGCATTTGCAAataacataaatcgcgataattATTTCCGCAACCTTTGCTTCCATCGATGCCCACCAGAGGCGCGTTGCCTCCACGATTTTTAGCCTATCCACCTATATGGATACGCACGCACGCACCTATCTACACGACCTATACCTACACGACCACCTACCTATCTCACCCTCGTCGCTTACGCGACGCCACTTTGCGCATTTATCAATATTACTTTTTACTCTTTACTCTTTACTCTTTATACTCTTTACTCTTTATACTCTTTACTATTTACTATTTACTATTTACATTTACATTTGTATTTATATCCCACTCCCAACCACCGACGTTCCTACCTTGCCCAATAATCTCCGATatataatatcatttctatatttatttCTCCTTTAATAAATAACTGAACGTCTATAGCATCTAGAGAAACAAAGTAAAGTAAGCCCACAAAGTAGCCATTCTGTTATATTTATTTACacctcatcgtcgtcgtcgtcgtcgtcgtcgtcgctgcTTGAAACCTGTTTACTAGACGAAACTTGCTTTCTTTCTGCTAAACCTATTGTACAAACAATTTATTGCAATCGTAATATTTATTTCACTTACAGTTTACAGTAGTTGTGAAATTTGATTTTATCGCTCGCTTAGCGACATCTCTGCGATTAGAGTTGAAACTGGTTGAACTTTTGCTCTGATATCCAAGATAAATCGAAGATAAACGACAACGTAGAATGTAGTTTCGTAACTCTTCGAAGAGATGGCGTCACAGGTGGAGTAACGCGCATCTATAGATTTAGCGACGATTGATTGAGtatgtgtgcgtgcgtgtggtAATTAATTAACCTATTCCGTATTCGCGGGCGCGCGCAATTCGTAATATGTATTTACCAGTCGTACCGAGTGATGTATCATAATTAAATGATTCGTATCGCAACAACACGTTAGAGGTACACGTAATTTATATTTTACCTAGCTACCCAAGTATCATATAATTTCGGCTCCGAGGAAAattcaaattcaaatttaaattgCTCGCAACAGCACAGTGCTACCAATTATACGGGAccagaaaaaaatatattccaaAGAGCGTAAACATGGCCTCGCGGAACAATCGCGCTATTCGCCGAGTTTTAACTAAATTAGAAGCATCTTTACAAGCGGAAAATTATTATGAAGCTCATCAAATGTACAGAACTTTGTATTTCAGGTGGGCCAACAACCTCTATTATTTAACATTGTCAGAGAATAATTGTTGTACAATTCTCAATATGATTGCTTAACCTCTCTTTCCAGACTTCTTGGCCAGAAAATGTATTCGGACCTTTTGGAATTACTCTACAATGGTTCTTCTCTTTTATTAGAACGCGAACGGGTATGTAATTGAACTTGTGTCGTTCGTCCTTTCGCAGCAATTTTTGCAGTAAACGTTACTTACAAATACATTATCCCACGATAATGTCGCGGTACGCATTTTTAAACAACGTGATTCACCATCAATTTCTTTCTCGAACAATctataattaaattttattcgAAACTATGTATTCCAATATTCTTCGATATTTAAATAGCAAATAATGTTACCGCTTATAGCACGCGAGTGGAACTGACTTGGGAATTTTATACGTAAACGTTTTAACGCAATCAGGAACGGAACCTTGTCAAAAATATTTTAATGAAATTACaaagttatttaaaaaaatgagcCATTTGTCGCCAGACGGAGATGTATTTTTACAATCGGCGCTAAGATGGAGTATAAGAGGTACAGAATACAAGACAGGTCATCCGGAATTGCATCAGAAGATagccaaagtattttggaaagGTAAATTTTACTCTAAAAAGTAAACACagttaaacgtaaaaataaacgTTATTACAACGGATCATATCGGCCTGTAGAAAAGAATTACGCGATGGCGAGGCAACATTTCATATACAGTAAAGACGGTTCCGGCTGTGCCGCGATGCTTGTCGAGTTGCATCAACAACGCGGCTATACAAACGAGATAGATCTTTTTATAGCCCAAGCAGTTTTTCAGTAAGTATAAATCCATCCATCGTAGAAGTAAGTAATCGCTAAAAGAATTAGCTATTCTATTTTCCCTTCAGGTACCTCTGTTTACAAAATAAAGCAGCCGCGCAAGAAGTTTTCAATTCTTACACTTCGCAACATCCAAAAATTAAATGCGGCCCACCGTATCTGCTTCCCTTACTgaattttttattctttttattaAAAACAATCGACAGGTCAGTGTTGCGAATATAAATCTTTCTTCGATTAGCTCTACAAATGAATTAATATCAATTAATATGTTTTAGTGGTAAACTCGCCGCGTTCACAGTGCTTTGTGAACAGTATCAAATATCTTTAAACAGAGATCCGTGTTATCGACAGTACTTGGATAAAATAGGGCAATTATTTTTTAACGTCCCGTCCCCGCGGCCTCGTAATCAAGGATTATTCGGCACACTTTTACAATCATTTTTCAACGGTCTTGAGGACGAAGGTTCGGATGATGAACAGAGAAATACAGCTTCAACGTCGCAAACAGTACAAGATCTTGACTAATTGAAAGTTACAAAGTTACACGTCACTGAACAATGTGATGAAAGTAAATAATGAACTTATACGTATACACAGATACGCGTGCGCGTATACTACACATACGCATGCAAAATTAGCGTCCCACGTATTTTCAATGAACACATTGCGCTGACCTGTCAGACCTCCAAATATTCTACTGAAATTAGTTTTCTTAAACAACTTGTACAAATGAACTTATTTCAATTGAAAATATATGGGACGCGTACCTAGAGAAATTTTTCAAAGTTGTAAATTGCAGAATCAATTCTCAAATAATGCACAGAAAAGatacatttatttaaaaatccttATTTCCATTATTTAGATACAATACTGTTCCGATACTGTATTCAAAGTATTATTTGATATGTTCAAAGTTGGTCGAAACTTTTAAACTGTACGCAATAGAATCCTGTCTAAATACTATCGTCAAGTGTTAAAAACAAACTGGAATTATGAACAAAATCCTTCTACTAATAATATTAATTCGTATATCATAACGTGTATCTATAAAAAACAAACTTGTACTTGAGTGTGTATCTGCCGAaaccaagatttattttatatcAACTTAATCGTGTGACAAATAAACGTGACATATTCACTTATAGCGGCAAGAAAGGAGTGCTTAATGATATTATTTGTTGCTGAAATAGTAAATAGTAATGAAGCGAATCGTTACGTAAGTAAATTGTCATAGTAGTAagcaaaatatttatttataaaacTGTACTAATATAAACTGATATTGTTTGGAAGTCTTGGCGGAAGAGAATACATCTATTCCGTTGCGAAAAAATAACGGCCATTATTCTGTAACAAAGCAGTTCTCATTACCTAAGATAAGAATAATGTAAGTAATTGCTGTGTATTAAATTAAAAGATATAGGAAAAAACATAATCGAGGATATAGGTTTAAAATAAGTATATGCATAGAAAAACATGTATATTATTATGGAACTTTTATCGTAGGTATAACAACttatttttctgtaatttatgaTGAACACAGCAAAATATTGTACAAATATACAATGTTTAAATTTgttatatacacacatataaaATTCCATCCTTAAggagaaataaattaaattttgttattaAAATAGAGTTTTCATGTAATGCATTGCACGGTCAATGCGTAATAATTGTTTTTCTGTATAATGCATTGATATAGTTTTATATGTgttattattataaaaaatcGTAGAATTTTACAACATTATACAGgtattatataataatttcaaaatttatcatcacaaaacaatgaaaaatgtaatatatattgtaatactctctctctctctctctctctctctctctctctctctctctctctctttctctctttctctctttctctcaggcATAAATATTACGGTAGTAATGCAATATTTAATAGGAAAACCAAATAGAAATtcaaattatttataattgtaatttaaaatTTTTTGCATCGTAGATTTATTATACACGTGGACACGTCGATGAAGTGCATTGTCCGTTCGTATCTCTATTACCATATCTATACCAATTAGTGGAACCAATCATGTTGAATTCAATTAGAGGATTATGTTCCTAACTTGATCGATTTCTATTGGGTAataatgtcatgtatatgatattacatattaattataaagttaagaaaaattattattattaaaaatctcAGTTATCGACTGCAAAATCATAAAATTAAGATATTAAACAGTTTAGTTGCGCAAGAAATTATTCTTCATTAATTTATTCAGCGATGATAAACAACAAATAATAGTGATTGAAATGATTAAATATTTCTTCCATGCAGATTGTTAAACTTGGATTATGTGTAAACTTGTGTAATAATTGTTTTATATATTTGTGTGTTAATAGTGACTTATATAAACAAAGTAAATTCTGCAGATAAAAAATTTATTATACATCtatgaaatattattttcacTTTGAAGTACGTTTCTATCTAGTTGCAAGAACAAATGTACAAATTTATTCAAATTCGGAAAAGGATatgaaatttaatttattagctaCTGTACAAGGAATGTAGTGTTGTAACTTATTCTCTAACGCTTTAATTTCTTAATGTACCCACAACAATAAACATTCAGATACAAAATAATTTGTATCTGTGAAAATTGCATATTTTACACAGAAATATAATGGATGACAGGTCAGCTAAGTAGAATCGCCCAAGTACCTTCTTCGATTGCTATAGCATGAACAAATTTCTCAGGACAATGTTCGACTGTTTCAAGAGACATATATTGATGGATGAACTGAAATTTTAATGTCGTCATTTTACAAGATTTATTCTTGAAAAGGCAAGTTCAATCAACGGCTTCATTAAATAGCCACACATCGTTTCGGTCAGTAGATCTGCACGCGTATCGTTGTGCACGCTGCTTCTCGATTACGCGAAAAATCTATTACTCTGCGACTACTACTGCGTATAATCTCTATAGATACATATATGTTTTTTATGAGTAAATAAATTTTTTGAGTAAATAAATGAATCGTGAAAGAAACATGATATATTCTCGACGATATCATTTTGAAAACCATTtagaaatttatataatcagTATTCCTTAAAGCCAGGAATGCTAAATTGCCTAGAGAACGTTTCGACTTCTTCTTTTAGCGCTGCAACCTTTGCTCTTATACTGTCATCTGTACTTAATACCCTTTTGTAGTTAACAAGTTTAGGACCAGAAATACTGGATACTTCCTTGGAAAGTAACAATCCTATACGAAATTCGGAATATAaatgtaataattaataaagtTTAATTTCATTAGCTTAAACAGGTCTATTTAGAAACAGGAAAAGAAATACCTCTATGTATAAAGTCAACAACTTTATCCATATCTTGTTCAATTAAACCACGAGTAGTCAACGCGGGTGTACCCAATCTGATACCACTGCAATTCAGAGCACTTTTATCGCCGGGCACCGTGTTTTTATTACACGCTATGGAGATGCTCTCCAAAATTTTCTCCGCTTTAGCTCCTGTTATACCCGTTGATTGTAAATTTACAAGTAACATATGGACGTCAGTGCCGCCCGTGCTGATTTTATAGCCGCGCTCTTGAAGTCCCGAACACAGCCTCTTCGCATTCGCTATAATTTGTTTTTGATACTGAATAAATTCTGGCGATTTAACTTGTTTCATTGTCGTAGCAATGCCTGCAATCGCATGATTGTGAGGGCCACCCTGTAATCCTGGGAATACAGCCTGATTTATTTTATCTTCTAGATCGTAGATAATCTTCTGACCATCCTTCCCgacgcttctaacacctttaCGAAAGAAGATCACACCAGCTCGAGGCCCCCTGAagattatgcgatatcgcgacaataGCAGTAAGAGTTGGATTTGGAAATTAgtattataatttaatataccTTAGTGTCTTATGAGTTGTAGTGGAAACAACATCGCTGTATTCAAATGGGCTAGGGATTAATCCAGCTGCGACCAACCCTGATACATGAGCCATATCGCTGAATAGATAGGCACCATTTTCATCGGCTATTTCTCTGAACCGCTTATAATCTAAACACCTACTATAACAAGACACACCTGCTATAATAATTTTCGGCTTAAATAATCTTGCTTGTGCAGCTAGGTTATCGTAATCGATCAGGCCAGTTTCTGGGTCAACCTTGTAAGGCATTGATTCAAAAAATATCGATGTTGCCGAAATTTTCTTCTTTTCAGTGAAGAAACCTAAaacaaaatgccacacttttaaCGCATCTTCCGTGCAATATGTGCTCGTGTACATAACAATGATTCCCATTACTTGAATAAAGCCATAAGTCTATCTTTTCTATCCGTATATCGCTAAAAATACAATACAGAAAACCTGACATTTAAATAAAAACATTGTTACACAACATAGATATCTGCCGTATCACTAATAGAACGTACCATGCGTGAGATGTCCTCCGTCAGGAAGATCTAAACCCATTATACGTCCGTGTGGCTCGGCTAAAGCTGTGTAGACAGCAAAATTAGCTGGACTTCCTGAATATGCCTGCACATTACAACCCCATTCATCCTGATTTAAATTAAATGCCTCTAAAGCACGTTTTTGTGCCAGCTGTTCAATCTCGTCGATATATTCGTTTCCGCCGTAATATCTAAACATGTAAATAGAATGTTTCAAATCTAATTTATCCGATTACAATAATGCTGTGAATCGAAAAATATTCTACCTTTGCCCGGGAAGTCCTTCGCTGTATTTATTATGAAGACAAGAACCCAAACACTGCAGTACACTTAACGACGTGAAATTCTCACTGGCAATCATTTCAAGACTACACTCttgccttttcttttctttcttcatCAATTCAAAAAGTTCTGGATCTGTTTCCCAGATATTCTTATAAATTATTCCAACCATATTCTAAAAACAAACACAAGACCAATTAAATTTTAGAGACCGCACAATTACAAGAATTTATAAGAGTAAATTTGTTTACTTCCCAACTTTGTAGGAGGTATTTCATATCTACTTAttatgtatatgtgtatatgtatatatacaatctcttgaagttcATAGTGCATCAGATAACCCTGTGTGCATGCTATTATGAAAAATATCACCTCTTTTTCTTAAGTGAAGATAAACGCATACGCTTTATATGTTACATCGTACATGCAAAGATTAATATTTAGCCAAGAgaagaaattatttatttttagtaATAAATATAGAATGTACTCACGAGCTCAGGCGTGCAACAGATGGTTGAGAAATGTACGTTACGATTTGAATCCCGAACCTCGTCTGGTACACGTTCTTTGAAATCGCTATCTTTTATACGGCGCATACGAACGCACATCAGGTTCCCAACCAATTGAATACCACGCCGATTTAAATTCGACCAATTCGCAATCATAACAAATCGCTTCTTGAACTATATCAAAAATACATGAAATATACACGAAGATgatttcaaatattttttatttcttatacATTCGTttaatacacacacacacacacacacacacacacacacacacacacacagtcaCTTAATATTATTCATTCGATAATTTCTTTCTGATCTTTCTGAAATTGTTGGAAAACTTTCTTTCTTTAACCGTTAATTTATTTGCCGGGTAGAAATTTTTTTCTTATACAAATTGTTCCTTTTAAGAACAATATTAATCGATCACAATTGTTGTACGAAACATTTACAGTGTATAATGTATGAAACAGCTGTTAGTTGCGCTAGCAATCAAACTTTCCACCAAGATCTATGTATAAATCTATATAGACTTTCTATTCCCTAATCTTTCATCAATTTCGGACAAATTGTGTTCGACATATATGTATATCCGATGAGTCGATTACACTTTATAGTTCTCTTATAACAAGAAGGAAAGATTCCACTTTGTTTGTCACAACGCGGTTTACTATACGTTTACTATTTTCTATTTTACGACTTACACTGCTTTGAAAGTAGCTCCGACCCAACGGATTTTCTTTAGTTACTAGTTTATATACTAGAGAGTGATTATATCGCATTTCTTACCAACCAACATAGCTAGATTCTTTTCGATCGATGTTTCTCTTATTTCTTTCGAAATATTTCCAACATTATTCATTATCTTTCCTTTTCCATTCCTTCCATACCTTCAATAGAAAACTATATCGATTAATATCTACaacatatatgtgtatatatatatatatatatatatatatatatatatatatatatatatatatatatatatatatatatatatatatatatatataatgtatattgtAGCCGAAAATATTACAGATATTGAAATCTGCACGGTATCGACGCACGAACCTACCTTTAGATATAATAAATGTGTTTCAATACAATATCGTCAatcaaataataaaaagaataataaagtcAGTCATAGGTTACAAAGGTTATAATATGCGTATACGCATAGACTGGCCGTCGTCGTGTGGAAGAGGACAGTGCTGCATGGAAGCTGGACAGATGATTTCCTTTTATAAACTACCACTCCAATGAATCTTTTTATCTAAAAGCGTACCTTCGTGACCGAAGCCAGCGAACATGTCAGCAT from the Xylocopa sonorina isolate GNS202 chromosome 13, iyXylSono1_principal, whole genome shotgun sequence genome contains:
- the LOC143430251 gene encoding Golgi to ER traffic protein 4 homolog, with product MASRNNRAIRRVLTKLEASLQAENYYEAHQMYRTLYFRLLGQKMYSDLLELLYNGSSLLLERERHASGTDLGILYVNVLTQSGTEPCQKYFNEITKLFKKMSHLSPDGDVFLQSALRWSIRGTEYKTGHPELHQKIAKVFWKEKNYAMARQHFIYSKDGSGCAAMLVELHQQRGYTNEIDLFIAQAVFQYLCLQNKAAAQEVFNSYTSQHPKIKCGPPYLLPLLNFLFFLLKTIDSGKLAAFTVLCEQYQISLNRDPCYRQYLDKIGQLFFNVPSPRPRNQGLFGTLLQSFFNGLEDEGSDDEQRNTASTSQTVQDLD
- the Shmt gene encoding serine hydroxymethyl transferase, with protein sequence MIANWSNLNRRGIQLVGNLMCVRMRRIKDSDFKERVPDEVRDSNRNVHFSTICCTPELNMVGIIYKNIWETDPELFELMKKEKKRQECSLEMIASENFTSLSVLQCLGSCLHNKYSEGLPGQRYYGGNEYIDEIEQLAQKRALEAFNLNQDEWGCNVQAYSGSPANFAVYTALAEPHGRIMGLDLPDGGHLTHGFFTEKKKISATSIFFESMPYKVDPETGLIDYDNLAAQARLFKPKIIIAGVSCYSRCLDYKRFREIADENGAYLFSDMAHVSGLVAAGLIPSPFEYSDVVSTTTHKTLRGPRAGVIFFRKGVRSVGKDGQKIIYDLEDKINQAVFPGLQGGPHNHAIAGIATTMKQVKSPEFIQYQKQIIANAKRLCSGLQERGYKISTGGTDVHMLLVNLQSTGITGAKAEKILESISIACNKNTVPGDKSALNCSGIRLGTPALTTRGLIEQDMDKVVDFIHRGLLLSKEVSSISGPKLVNYKRVLSTDDSIRAKVAALKEEVETFSRQFSIPGFKEY